The nucleotide sequence ACGTTTTCTACAGTGAAGCCGTATTCCCGCATCACGGTCTCTCCCGGTGCGGATGCCCCGAAGCCGGTGATGCCAACCGTAGCGGTCTGCGAACCGAAATAAGTCTCCCAGCCCAATGTGGAACCCGCTTCAATGGCAAGCAGAGGCACACCCGGCATGACAACCTGTTCCCGATACTCTTTTGACTGAGTCGCAAACAGTTCCCAGCAAGGCAGACTGACAACCCGCGCCCGCACTCCTTCAGCCGCCAGTTGCTTCTGCGATTCCAGTGCCAGATGGACTTCAGACCCGGTTCCCACAAGAATCAGATCGGGTACGCCGTCTCCGTCTGCTTCCGACAACACATACCCCCCCTGCGAGACCCCGGACATGAGACCTGGATAGTGTTCCAGGTCGAGGATCGGAAGTTTCTGTCTGGTCAAGATCAACGCCACTGGTCCATTCTGACGTTCCACCGCGACGCGCCAGGCGGCAACAGTTTCATTCGCGTCAGCAGGCCGGACGACAAACAGATTAGGAACGGAACGCAGACAGAGAAGTTGTTCGATCGGCTGATGCGTTGGGCCATCCTCACCCATGCCGATACTGTCGTGAGTGAAAACGTAAACGACCGGCAGGTCGTTAATCGCCGCCAGGCGCATTGGCGGACGCATATAATCACTGAAAACCAGAAAAGTGGCCCCGTAGGGAATCAGTCCCTGGTGATATGCCATGCCGTTAAGAATGGCACCCATGGAATGCTCGCGGATACCGAAATGCATGTTGCGTCCGGCCCGCTCATGCGATTGAAAGGTACCAGCACCTTCCATAAACGTCTGCGTGCTGGGGGCGAGGTCTGCAGAGCCACCCATTAACTCAGGCAAACGCGGTGCAATTGCGTTAATACATTTTCCCGACGCGGCACGGGTCGCCAGCGCGCCGCTCTCCGCGGTAAAAGTCGGCAGAGACGCGTCCCAGTCTGCTGGCAGTGTTCCACTCATGATCCGTTTGAACTCTGCAGCCAGATCGGGATGCGCTTTTCCATACGCCTCAAGTTTTTCTTCCCATGCGTTCTGCCACTCTTTTCCCCGGGTGACTGTCTGTCGGAAATGATCCAGGGCTTCCGGGGGAATATGAAAAGCGGGTTCCGCGGGCCAGCCGAGGCGTTCCTTGGTCAATAAAACTTCATCCACTCCCAGTGGTTCACCGTGAGCCGACGCGCTGTCCTGCTTGTGTGGGCTGCCATAGCCGATGTGTGTTCTGACGGCAATCAGCGAAGGCTGGTCTGTCTGTTCCCGAGCTGCCTGTATCGCTGCTGTCACAGCTTCAAGATCATTTCCGTCTGCCACATGCTGGACGTGCCAGCCGAAGGAAGCGAAGCGGCCACAGCGATCTTCTGTGAAGGCAATATCCGTATTTCCTTCAATCGTAATATGATTGTCGGCATACAGGACAACCAGTTTGCCCAGCCCGAGGTGCCCTGCCAGGGAACCTGCCTCGGAAGCAATGCCTTCCATCAAATCGCCGTCACTGGCAAGCACATATGTGAAATGATCTACAACGGTGTGATCGGGCTGGTTGAACCGCGCCGCCAGATGAGTCTCTGCAATCGCCATCCCGACCGCACTGGCAAATCCCTGCCCCAGTGGACCGGTCGTCGCCTCCACGCCGGGTGTCATACCAAACTCTGGATGCCCCGGAGTTTTGCTCTCCCACTGTCGAAACTGTTTCAGTTCATCCAAAGACAGGTCGTATCCCGTGACATGCAGCAGCGAGTAGAGCAGAGCACAACCGTGGCCGGCTGAAAGGACGAAACGGTCGCGGTCGGGCCAGTTCGGATCGGCCGGGTTGACACGGAGAAAACGGTCCCACAAAGCATAAGCCATGGCGGCAGATCCCAGCGGAAGACCTGGATGCCCGGATCCTGCTTTCTGTACCATATCGACTGACAGCAGACGTAACGTATTAACACAAAGCTCGTCCAGAGACACTGAAGAAGTAACGGAAGGGGTCATATGTAATTGCCTTTAAAAAGTTCGTTTTTCGGTTAATTATATTCAGTTCTCACAATCATTGCAGGCGCAGTGACTGATCAAATTCAGAAAGCTCTCAGTTCTTCTTAAGCTTCCTGTAACGACGAATGAGGCAATTCGTAGAGGAATCATGAGTGAGTTCTGGTTCTGTCTGACTTTCAAGTTCTGGTGTGATACGCTGAGCCAGCGCTTTTCCGAGTTCAACACCCCATTGGTCGAACGAGTCGATATTCCAGAGAGCGCCCTGGGTGAATACCGAATGTTCATAGAGTGCGATCAGCTTGCCGAGTGTTTCCGGCGTGAGTTGTTTAATGAGGAGCGTGTTTGACGGGCGATTGCCTTCAAATACCCGATGAGGCACAAGCCAGTCCGGCGTACCTTCTGCTTTGACCTCTTCAGCTGTCTTACCAAAGGCCAGCGCCTCAGCTTGAGCGAAGACATTCGCCAGCAGCATATCGTGATGTCGCCCGAGTGGGTTCAGTGGCTGGCCGAACGCGATGAAATCGCAGGGAATGAGGCGGGTCCCCTGATGAATCAACTGGTAGAATGAATGCTGGCCGTTGGTACCCGGTTCACCCCAGTAAATCGGCCCGGTATCATAATCCACGTGAGCCCCGTTGAGTGTGACATGTTTGCCGCTGCTCTCCATCGTCAATTGCTGCAGATAGGCCGGGAATCGTTTCAGATACTGTTCGTAGGGTAGAATGGCAACGGTCTGTGTTTTCAAAAAGTTGGTATTCCAGATGGTCAGCAGTCCTAAGATCGCCGGCAGGTTTTCCACGAACGGTGCCGTGCGGAAGTGCTCGTCCATCTGATGGAAGCCGTCCAGCATCGCCAGGAAATTCTCGGAGCCAATCGCCAGCATCGTCGACAGGCCAATTGCCGAGTCCATGGAATAGCGTCCGCCGACCCAGTCCCAGAACTCGAACATGTTTCCGGTGTCGATACCGAACTCAGACACTTTCTCAGCATTTGTGGAAACGGCAACAAAATGTTTAGCCACAGCTTTAGCATCACCGCCAAGCCCTGCGAGCAACCAGTCTCGCGCGCTGTGAGCGTTGGTCATCGTCTCCGCTGTGGTAAAAGTTTTTGAAGAAATGATGAATAGTGTTTCCGCGGGATCAAGCTCGTGAGTTGCTTCCGCCAGATCGGTACCATCGACATTCGAAACAAAGCGGAACGTGAGATCGCGTTCGCTGTAGAAGCGAAGTGCTTCGTACGCCATCACCGGCCCGAGATCAGAGCCGCCGATGCCGATATTGACGATATTACGGATCCGCTGACCGGTGTGCCCCAGCCATGCACCGCTCCGAACCCGATTTGAGAAATCAACCAGCTTGTCCAGTACGGCGTGAACCTGGGGAACCACGTTTTCACCATCAACGAGGATACTTGCCCCTTTCGGCGCCCGCAAAGCCACATGCAGAACCGACCGGTTTTCAGTGAGATTGATTTTGTCTCCCCGAAACATGGCGTCAATCCGTTCGCGCAACCCCGTTTCCTCTGCCAGATCCAGGAGGAGTTTGATAGTCTCATCTGTGATTCGATTTTTCGAGTAATCGAGATAAAGCCCCAATGTATCGAGCGTTAAACGCTCACCGCGAGTCGGATCGTCGGCAAACAGTGTCTTGAGATGCAGGCCTTTGACCTTCTCATAATGAGCTTCAAGGCTTTTCCAGGCTGCGCTCTCTGAGATTAGCTGGCCTTCGGTCGTCATAATGACATTCCCTTTATTTCTCGTTTTTATGTTATCTTGTTTATAAATCGGCATTCGCAAGAGTGTTCTGCTCAAGCTGCCAGATCTTATTTTTCGGGTTCAAGGTCTGCTCTGTTACCTGGATTTCGTTAATCTCGCGTTGAAATCTGCCACTGATACACAGATCGCGCGTAATCATAGCCAAGACAGAGAATATGTTCCAGATCATGGAGTTCCAGAAGTGTTCTCAAGATATTACCTCAGAATCCGGCAGGGAATCAAGCGTTGGATGAAAAGCAGGTAATCGCTGGGAGTTTGCCGTCAATTCCCGCAACGATTGAAATAAGGCTGGAGACAGCATCTCGTTTGTGCAGCGCCAGCGCCAATTTCCTTCGGAGCTGCCAGGGACGTTCATTCGGGCATCCTCTCCCAGATTGAGCAAATCCTGCAGAGGCGCCATTGCCAGCGCCGCTTGGGAAGACCATGCCAGCTCCAACAATGCCGCTGTGGCTTCGCTGCTATTAAGCTCGGGGCGCTGCAAATAATGACATACAATCTGCCGTTGATCGTCGGTCAATGTGTCGTACCAGCCGAGCGTGGTGTTATTGTCATGTGTGCCGGTATAAACGACGGTGTTTGAATCATAGTTGTGCGGAAGATAGGGGCTATCAGCTGCGCCGTCGAACGCGAACTGCAGGACACGCGTTCCCGGCAATTGAAACTGA is from Gimesia maris and encodes:
- the tkt gene encoding transketolase — its product is MTPSVTSSVSLDELCVNTLRLLSVDMVQKAGSGHPGLPLGSAAMAYALWDRFLRVNPADPNWPDRDRFVLSAGHGCALLYSLLHVTGYDLSLDELKQFRQWESKTPGHPEFGMTPGVEATTGPLGQGFASAVGMAIAETHLAARFNQPDHTVVDHFTYVLASDGDLMEGIASEAGSLAGHLGLGKLVVLYADNHITIEGNTDIAFTEDRCGRFASFGWHVQHVADGNDLEAVTAAIQAAREQTDQPSLIAVRTHIGYGSPHKQDSASAHGEPLGVDEVLLTKERLGWPAEPAFHIPPEALDHFRQTVTRGKEWQNAWEEKLEAYGKAHPDLAAEFKRIMSGTLPADWDASLPTFTAESGALATRAASGKCINAIAPRLPELMGGSADLAPSTQTFMEGAGTFQSHERAGRNMHFGIREHSMGAILNGMAYHQGLIPYGATFLVFSDYMRPPMRLAAINDLPVVYVFTHDSIGMGEDGPTHQPIEQLLCLRSVPNLFVVRPADANETVAAWRVAVERQNGPVALILTRQKLPILDLEHYPGLMSGVSQGGYVLSEADGDGVPDLILVGTGSEVHLALESQKQLAAEGVRARVVSLPCWELFATQSKEYREQVVMPGVPLLAIEAGSTLGWETYFGSQTATVGITGFGASAPGETVMREYGFTVENVCKRAQALLQ
- the pgi gene encoding glucose-6-phosphate isomerase yields the protein MTTEGQLISESAAWKSLEAHYEKVKGLHLKTLFADDPTRGERLTLDTLGLYLDYSKNRITDETIKLLLDLAEETGLRERIDAMFRGDKINLTENRSVLHVALRAPKGASILVDGENVVPQVHAVLDKLVDFSNRVRSGAWLGHTGQRIRNIVNIGIGGSDLGPVMAYEALRFYSERDLTFRFVSNVDGTDLAEATHELDPAETLFIISSKTFTTAETMTNAHSARDWLLAGLGGDAKAVAKHFVAVSTNAEKVSEFGIDTGNMFEFWDWVGGRYSMDSAIGLSTMLAIGSENFLAMLDGFHQMDEHFRTAPFVENLPAILGLLTIWNTNFLKTQTVAILPYEQYLKRFPAYLQQLTMESSGKHVTLNGAHVDYDTGPIYWGEPGTNGQHSFYQLIHQGTRLIPCDFIAFGQPLNPLGRHHDMLLANVFAQAEALAFGKTAEEVKAEGTPDWLVPHRVFEGNRPSNTLLIKQLTPETLGKLIALYEHSVFTQGALWNIDSFDQWGVELGKALAQRITPELESQTEPELTHDSSTNCLIRRYRKLKKN